A stretch of the Cupriavidus sp. D39 genome encodes the following:
- a CDS encoding type IV secretion system protein, with translation MPSRFARLLLAAFAAVLLSLCAGAVFAQSETVDLPGIGTPSGGGSTDSGSGSGTQPGNGKSVYISPPGTVAEGLGKAAGKIQGLRSGLSAGALRLSDTVRSEADKLAFALGVITLVLAGFRFAGTGDATAAWTDLLEELTLIGIFAAIYVGYDQFGPGIFEWFNALATRINGAEVTPGASIITTAGKLWDSYVRIATSGFSLENILKSMVAAILLFLAFLACAFAAIIFYFFTMLGELQVAVGVVVGPIAVALAFSSFTRRYFTAWLDYMFSGSLYIVVAAIISRLVTTTLDSTLGTVNAAGTDTMAAGVYALAISIMLILISLEIPAIAGKLFGTGGGVSGGGALRAAGRGAWKLGGKMVK, from the coding sequence ATGCCGTCACGCTTCGCGCGTCTGCTGCTCGCCGCCTTCGCGGCTGTCCTTCTCAGCCTGTGTGCTGGTGCCGTATTCGCGCAAAGCGAAACCGTGGATCTTCCCGGGATAGGAACGCCATCCGGCGGTGGGTCGACCGATAGCGGGTCGGGGAGCGGCACGCAACCCGGTAACGGCAAGTCGGTCTATATCTCCCCGCCGGGAACGGTTGCGGAAGGGCTCGGAAAGGCTGCAGGGAAGATTCAGGGTCTGCGAAGCGGGCTTTCGGCGGGCGCACTCAGGCTTAGCGATACGGTCCGATCCGAAGCAGACAAGCTGGCCTTCGCCTTGGGCGTCATCACACTTGTCCTGGCCGGCTTCCGCTTCGCGGGGACTGGGGACGCCACCGCTGCCTGGACGGATCTGTTGGAGGAATTGACCCTCATTGGGATCTTTGCCGCGATCTATGTCGGCTACGACCAGTTCGGGCCGGGGATTTTCGAGTGGTTCAACGCCTTAGCCACGCGGATCAATGGCGCAGAGGTCACCCCAGGCGCGAGCATCATCACAACGGCCGGGAAGCTGTGGGATTCGTATGTCAGGATCGCCACGAGCGGATTCAGCCTAGAGAACATTCTGAAGTCCATGGTTGCTGCGATCCTTCTGTTCCTTGCCTTTCTGGCCTGTGCGTTTGCAGCGATTATCTTTTACTTCTTCACGATGCTTGGAGAGTTGCAAGTCGCGGTAGGCGTGGTGGTCGGCCCGATCGCAGTAGCGCTAGCCTTCTCATCTTTTACGCGTCGCTACTTCACGGCATGGCTCGACTACATGTTCAGCGGTTCGCTGTACATCGTTGTCGCAGCGATCATTTCCCGTCTCGTGACAACCACGTTGGACTCCACGCTCGGCACTGTCAATGCTGCAGGCACCGACACGATGGCGGCCGGCGTGTACGCATTGGCTATCTCCATCATGCTGATACTGATTTCTCTGGAAATCCCCGCTATCGCTGGCAAGCTGTTCGGCACAGGCGGTGGCGTCTCGGGCGGCGGTGCGCTGCGTGCCGCGGGCCGCGGTGCCTGGAAGCTCGGCGGGAAGATGGTGAAGTGA
- a CDS encoding TraI domain-containing protein, producing the protein MHTPMTTGELLTAHQARTDLIRQYANEAEPAVFAKKWTAILERCAVWFSSMPLRPEEHAEPGGAFRATVEVAYFAMRLSGGQKFGADKPSEQRRRLEPQYLHALFLAACCSRLDEPCRHFQFHRAVDGAEWLPALHGAFGPWLGDGSYRVTRRAATLPVERMRTALLAREILGQDILASLDSEVLSELFAAINPEPRPVTLESLLHKVVRLAVDATTSFELKARRADFAPVGTPAPSADLLAAGSLPQESVKAVPADTPPHAVVPPTESAAASVISLFAAAGAKGTPASEARDATPPQDRPSPQEVPRSAQPMQLDSGRSLRRGSDESTAPEGLADVLGNASNLMREFFLALAQDVTAGKVPVTWAGNRLVLPKRALGNYGLSSDTLIESLKKLSFLARVQGTDLVLTEKISGVLASRPPVQEP; encoded by the coding sequence ATGCATACCCCAATGACCACCGGCGAGCTTCTGACGGCGCACCAGGCGCGCACCGACCTGATCCGCCAGTACGCCAACGAGGCCGAGCCGGCGGTATTCGCGAAGAAGTGGACCGCGATACTGGAACGGTGCGCCGTCTGGTTCTCCTCGATGCCGCTACGTCCTGAAGAGCACGCGGAGCCGGGTGGCGCGTTCCGTGCCACGGTCGAGGTGGCCTACTTCGCCATGCGCCTGTCGGGTGGCCAGAAGTTCGGTGCGGATAAGCCCTCCGAGCAACGTCGTCGCCTTGAGCCGCAATACCTGCACGCCCTCTTCCTCGCAGCTTGCTGCTCCAGACTGGACGAGCCTTGCAGGCATTTCCAATTTCACCGCGCGGTTGACGGCGCCGAATGGCTGCCGGCACTGCACGGCGCCTTTGGTCCATGGCTGGGCGATGGCAGCTACCGTGTGACACGCCGTGCGGCGACGCTACCCGTCGAACGCATGCGAACTGCCCTTCTCGCCCGCGAGATTCTCGGCCAGGACATCCTGGCCAGCCTGGACAGCGAAGTGCTGTCGGAGCTGTTCGCCGCCATCAACCCCGAACCTCGACCGGTCACGCTCGAATCGCTGCTGCACAAGGTGGTCCGACTTGCCGTCGACGCCACCACCAGCTTTGAGCTGAAGGCGCGTCGCGCGGACTTTGCCCCGGTGGGGACGCCGGCACCGTCGGCGGACCTGCTCGCTGCGGGATCCCTGCCCCAGGAGTCGGTGAAGGCTGTTCCGGCTGATACCCCGCCCCATGCCGTGGTCCCTCCGACCGAGAGCGCCGCAGCCTCTGTCATCAGCCTCTTTGCAGCCGCTGGCGCCAAGGGGACTCCGGCATCTGAAGCCCGTGACGCGACCCCTCCGCAAGATCGCCCCAGCCCGCAAGAAGTACCGCGTAGTGCTCAGCCAATGCAGCTGGATAGTGGGCGCAGCCTCCGTCGCGGCTCGGATGAATCCACCGCGCCCGAAGGACTCGCAGACGTCCTCGGGAATGCATCTAACCTGATGCGCGAGTTCTTCCTCGCGTTGGCGCAGGACGTTACAGCGGGGAAGGTTCCGGTGACGTGGGCGGGCAACCGGCTTGTCTTGCCAAAGCGGGCGCTGGGCAACTATGGGCTGTCTAGCGACACGCTGATCGAGAGCCTAAAGAAGCTGTCCTTTCTGGCGCGAGTCCAGGGCACCGATCTCGTGCTGACCGAGAAGATCAGTGGCGTTCTCGCATCGCGCCCGCCGGTTCAGGAGCCTTGA
- the traD gene encoding conjugative transfer system coupling protein TraD (Members of this protein family are the putative conjugative coupling factor, TraD, as the term is used for the SXT and TOL plasmid systems.), producing the protein MRHYVNPFRPIFEMRAATGWLGALVLLPLSGMPHWGYFALLCLAAFSLRAAQVWKALKFRMAISTKWLTKIRIENLLHTTAQMRRDEDAMYLGTGFEWTQRHCQIAHDILRMPTNDIPGLPKWLPKEVAAVIERQFAPANALRDRSPQGKSWIHGMEPKKVHVPLHYKAMPGHTAVAGTTGSGKTRTYEVICTQVVHDPNDILIIVDPKNDREWKERVERECARAGRKFLYWKQAAPSESIRLNPLENWSQPSEIASRIAQLLEEGPFRDFAFLFIDRAVKGELYVGDKPNLRSILNYAQSGINNLLDRALRRFFAEMGFTAWEDEAGSYMQQVGQRPGGTLIEAMVRLYTERYFNVGRGHESIDGLVGTFVHDRDHYMRIIASVLPLLQMLATGETGLMLAPKADDFTDDREIWDIDKVIKQKAVLFVGLDSLSSSIVAKAIASMILSDVASVAGAIYNFYAKPPKVVLVIDEVAEAINEQVIQILNKGRGAGFNALVAFQSRSDLEAKLGNAAKMMQVLGNLNNQIILRLEDTDTAQWFSDKVGETAIQNITTTSSTSTGSEAHIGEFNGSVSRSTQLEKAPLIPTQLITMLPNLQYFLRISGGSVYQGRIPIIEG; encoded by the coding sequence ATGCGCCATTATGTGAACCCCTTTCGGCCGATCTTCGAGATGCGAGCCGCGACCGGGTGGCTCGGTGCATTGGTCCTGCTGCCATTGTCCGGGATGCCGCACTGGGGATACTTCGCCCTGCTCTGCCTGGCTGCATTTTCCCTGCGCGCGGCGCAAGTCTGGAAGGCCCTGAAGTTCCGCATGGCCATCTCCACGAAGTGGCTGACCAAGATCCGCATCGAGAACCTTCTGCACACCACGGCACAGATGCGGCGCGATGAAGACGCCATGTACCTTGGCACCGGGTTCGAATGGACACAGCGTCATTGCCAGATCGCTCACGACATCCTGCGGATGCCCACCAACGACATTCCCGGCTTGCCGAAGTGGCTTCCCAAAGAGGTGGCCGCCGTCATCGAGAGGCAATTTGCCCCGGCGAATGCATTACGGGACCGGTCTCCGCAGGGCAAGTCCTGGATCCACGGGATGGAGCCGAAGAAGGTGCACGTCCCTCTCCACTACAAGGCGATGCCGGGCCACACGGCTGTGGCAGGAACGACCGGCAGCGGCAAGACCCGCACCTATGAGGTCATTTGCACCCAGGTCGTTCACGATCCGAACGACATTTTGATTATTGTGGACCCTAAAAATGACCGCGAATGGAAAGAGCGCGTCGAGCGCGAATGCGCCCGCGCCGGCCGAAAGTTCCTGTACTGGAAGCAGGCAGCGCCATCCGAGTCGATCCGCCTCAACCCGCTAGAAAACTGGTCGCAGCCGTCGGAAATCGCCAGCCGAATTGCCCAACTGCTGGAAGAAGGACCTTTCCGCGACTTCGCATTCCTCTTCATCGACCGTGCCGTCAAGGGCGAGCTTTACGTCGGTGACAAGCCGAACCTGCGTTCCATCCTGAATTACGCGCAAAGCGGCATCAACAATCTGCTGGACCGCGCTCTGCGTCGCTTCTTCGCGGAAATGGGATTCACCGCCTGGGAGGACGAGGCGGGATCCTACATGCAGCAGGTCGGGCAGCGGCCCGGCGGGACGCTGATCGAGGCAATGGTTCGCTTGTACACCGAGCGGTACTTCAACGTCGGCCGCGGGCACGAGTCCATCGACGGCCTGGTCGGCACCTTTGTCCATGACCGCGACCACTACATGCGGATCATCGCCTCGGTCCTTCCGCTCCTGCAGATGCTTGCCACAGGGGAGACGGGGCTCATGCTCGCCCCCAAGGCGGACGATTTCACCGATGACCGTGAGATTTGGGACATCGACAAGGTAATCAAGCAAAAGGCAGTTCTGTTCGTCGGCCTGGACTCGCTCTCCAGCAGCATCGTCGCGAAGGCCATCGCCTCGATGATCCTGTCCGACGTCGCGTCGGTGGCCGGGGCCATCTACAACTTCTACGCCAAGCCGCCTAAGGTTGTCCTGGTCATCGATGAGGTGGCAGAAGCGATCAATGAGCAGGTGATCCAGATCCTCAACAAGGGCCGCGGCGCAGGCTTCAATGCCCTGGTCGCCTTCCAAAGCCGCTCCGATTTGGAGGCGAAACTGGGAAACGCAGCAAAAATGATGCAGGTTTTGGGGAATCTCAACAACCAGATCATCTTACGATTGGAAGACACGGACACGGCCCAGTGGTTCTCGGACAAGGTTGGGGAAACGGCGATTCAGAACATCACCACCACCAGCAGCACGAGCACTGGATCCGAGGCACATATCGGCGAGTTCAACGGGTCGGTTTCGCGTTCGACGCAACTGGAAAAGGCGCCGCTTATCCCGACTCAGCTGATCACTATGCTGCCCAACCTGCAATATTTTCTGCGCATCTCTGGTGGATCCGTCTACCAAGGCCGGATTCCCATCATCGAAGGATAG
- a CDS encoding DUF4400 domain-containing protein — MAGSRFAGHIRVWLLAAPLMLCVLAPMLPESERFEIGADEQTSVEAVLGEVRASGATGAANERFRAWFLDSGLLRSSLSGSASSSALSDAGASDLGRRWVRNFWMTIYRALYRAAVAHTWAFGTIVFLIAMLNDGAVARRIKASAAGFASPLSFHLAAHGLLVTFGIGASALLVPVPLLAYYWSAAALLVGVLGWRLAASFHVNR; from the coding sequence ATGGCAGGAAGCCGATTTGCCGGGCATATCCGCGTTTGGTTGCTCGCCGCACCCCTGATGCTTTGCGTGCTCGCACCCATGCTGCCGGAGAGCGAGCGCTTCGAGATTGGCGCCGACGAGCAGACCTCTGTCGAGGCCGTCCTGGGTGAAGTGCGCGCCTCTGGCGCCACAGGTGCCGCGAATGAGCGGTTTCGTGCGTGGTTCCTCGACTCTGGGTTGTTGCGCTCTTCGCTGTCAGGTTCAGCGTCCAGCTCCGCCCTTTCGGACGCTGGTGCGTCAGACCTCGGGAGGCGATGGGTGCGCAACTTCTGGATGACCATCTATCGTGCGCTGTATCGGGCAGCCGTCGCACACACCTGGGCATTCGGCACCATCGTCTTCCTGATCGCGATGCTCAACGACGGCGCCGTTGCCAGGCGCATCAAAGCTTCTGCCGCCGGATTCGCGAGTCCGCTCTCCTTTCACCTCGCCGCGCACGGCTTGCTGGTTACGTTCGGCATCGGCGCGTCAGCGCTTCTGGTTCCCGTGCCGCTGCTCGCTTACTACTGGTCGGCTGCGGCACTTCTGGTCGGGGTGCTTGGTTGGCGTCTTGCAGCCTCATTCCACGTCAATCGCTAG